The Hemibagrus wyckioides isolate EC202008001 linkage group LG15, SWU_Hwy_1.0, whole genome shotgun sequence genome window below encodes:
- the tmem82 gene encoding transmembrane protein 82, giving the protein MLSFISWFVPSLPTWLIPDTNPLHCILQGVVGACGISVLSKLLRVSLFVEAESIADSKDDIKNKRIHIGGLTGTIQFWILTATLTCVGSRAASLVVLEFSLRAISSRLTSSDPLSDSLLQLLVQCQFSLGCALNCSLYFLHEGAPQAWLSFLLAAALSWFLAQQCSRLWHHVITMYPIHSTQRYCGVCIGLLTSGTSILPFLCSALIITFCVAGYAAISNINQHFLSTTEALRFWTPLTICYTLLIVYMHEEQNRQASGQALLNTVMVRLGGLLLLMLTVGRWADVLHILLCFIGEAACLLPAQDLLTSTSKDVADVPRRFVIRNEDQRRRIKSDKHD; this is encoded by the exons ATGTTGTCCTTCATTTCCTGGTTTGTACCAAGTCTACCCACTTGGCTTATTCCTGATACAAATcctctacactgtattttacaaG GAGTTGTTGGTGCATGTGGGATCTCAGTGCTTTCCAAACTTTTAAGGGTTTCTTTATTCGTTGAAGCAGAGAG TATAGCAGACAGTAAAGATGACATTAAAAACAAGCGCATTCATATTGGTGGTCTCACAGGCACAATCCAGTTCTGGATTCTGACAGccactctcacctgtgtgggTTCTAGAGCTGCATCACTAGTAGTTCTCGAGTTCTCACTCCGAGCAATATCATCACGCTTGACTTCATCA GATCCACTGAGTGATTCGTTGTTACAGCTACTGGTCCAGTGCCAGTTCTCTTTAGGTTGTGCATTAAATTGCAGTCTTTATTTTCTCCATGAGGGGGCACCACAAGCTTGGCTAAGTTTCCTCCTTGCTGCAGCACTGAGCTGGTTTTTGGCCCAGCAGTGTTCCAGATTATGGCACCACGTAATCACGATGTACCCAATACACAGCACCCAGCGGTACTGTGGGGTCTGTATTGGCCTCCTGACTTCTGGAACATCTATATTGCCTTTTCTTTGCAGTGCTTTGATTATAACGTTTTGCGTGGCTGGCTATGCCGCCATATCGAACATCAACCAGCACTTTCTGTCAACTACTGAGGCTTTGAGGTTCTGGACACCACTCACAATCTGCTACACACTTCTCATCGTCTATATGCATG aggAACAAAATCGGCAGGCTAGCGGACAGGCTCTTCTGAACACAGTGATGGTGCGCCTGGGCGGCTTACTATTATTGATGCTTACTGTAGGAAGGTGGGCAGATGTGCTCCACATTCTATTGTGCTTCATCGGGGAAGCTGCTTGTTTGCTACCGGCTCAGGATCTACTGACTAGCACCTCTAAG GATGTTGCAGATGTTCCCCGACGATTTGTCATAAGAAATGAAGACCAGAGAAGACGGATTAAATCAGACAAACACGACTGA